The Aethina tumida isolate Nest 87 chromosome 5, icAetTumi1.1, whole genome shotgun sequence genomic sequence aaatgttactttaaatgataaaatgtaaGACGAATGTGTTGTTAAAGCAGAAATGGATGAAGTGCCCATTTGGAATATGGATTGTCAATATTCattctcaattttttagtattgtCCGTTTCTTGGGTGGGTACTTTGTCTGGTGTCTAGTGAAAATGATTTATTCtatgtatatgtaaattttgaaaagagGTAAATATTACCAgtacaaatagaaaaattatttttataattgttatttccaatatgtttaaagattttattgtaaaatatcagatatttttattaaaacagttaaaatgtGGCCACTTATTTTCAGTATTAGTTGCCTACTACTTATAccataataattgttatatgtAACTAAATGATCTGTAGTTCTCAATAGTTTTTTTGATGTAACCTAGtcataaattatgatatttatctttttatattcaacaaaatgttacagaattatttaaaaatgacctTACCTGTATATTAGATACGTGAATTGTATATTTGtggattaaataaactaaattttgtaaatatccttagttttattataaaacctttttcttatttttaaaaaacaaaatcttgCTCTATATGTTAAATGCGCTGTTGCCAAAGTTCCACTTTAGCAATGAGATTTTTAAATGACATGTTATGACAGTCCGTTCTAGAGGTCAAAATTTACAATGATAATTTCAGCAATAACGTAAAATAATATGTCTAGACTTTTTGCCCACCTATTTCGGAAACCCGCACTACAAAAATGGATGCACACAGtggaaaagaaaaagaaaacaacGGGTATCATAGGTTAGAAATTCGAATATGTTATGGTTAATTGTGCAAATGTGACACTATTAATCAGTTATAGGTGATGAAATTCTTAAAGGCGAAGTTATAGACACGAACTCCCATTTTTTGGCAAAGGGATTACATAAACTGGGGCTGAACCTCAACAAGGTTGAAACCGAATAActgtttcagtttttattgtaattaactgTACAGATTTCAGTTATAGGTGATAATGTAGAGGATGTGTgtaaagaagtaaaaaaattctcAGAGCATTATGACTATGTCATAACTTCTGGTGGTATAGGTTGTACACATGATGACATAACATTTGAAGGtttatggtttattaaaatgtgcatacacatttttaaacttatcatTTGTAGCTGTGGGTAAGGCATTTGATAGCCCCCTGGTTGTGCATCCAGAATTACAACAGATATGTAGCAAATTTTTCAACACCACAGATCCTAAACACCCTGGAATGAAACTGGCTAAAGTTTGAAATcactcatttttattaattaaagcttACATACTTTTTATAGGTGCCAAGTGACGCAAAATTGAACTATAGTCAAAGCGAAATGAAAGTCAAATATCCTATAATATCTGTCcacaatgtttatattttcccAGGCATACCACAGTTTCTTGAGCATGCATTCACTGCAGCTGGGGATCAGCTTTTCAAaagtgataataaattttatactatgtatgtattttgCAATACAACAGAAGATAAACTAACTCAAGCTTTAAATTCTGTGGTTAAAATGTATCCAAAGGTTCAATTTGGGTCATATCCATCTATAAATAAtaggtaaaattattattgttagtgggatttattttatttttattaaatgtttgacATTGTAGCATTTACAAAGTTAAGATCACAGTGGAATCTAATCAGGCAAATTTGACGAAGGAAGCCCACGACAAACTAATTTTGGCAATacctcaaaattttattgtaaagaaacttgtttaaataaattttaatttctggctcttcttttcaaatttttaaacactgaaaatcaaaatatattacttctatttaaatttttaaggaatATGAAAAGCTGAAAATATTGAGAAAGAGGGGAACCCCCTAGAACGCTCCTCtatcattaacaaaaaagtttattacatacaattgtatgtatgtattttagtaCAAagcatatcaaatttaaacactatcCGGGCAAAGATTACTGAAACATgagagaaaaagaaaaatatttgaaatttaaatttgacgggctgtattttcttcagaagaacttagaaaaaaataatgaaattttcttcattaatgaAGTATTCTAGCCACTTCCAAATATTGACTATCtatcttaaaaacatttttcatttttttctttgcgGCTACACATTTCTCATATAGACAACCAGCCCGCTTTCCGATGTTTTGAAACTATTCAGCGCCATCTACAGAAGtgacatataattaaaactttacagAACACTGCAATCTTAACCTGTGACACAGAACAGGAAACAAAACTTGcgtaaaaacatataaaacaaaaaacaaataaatatctaacatTTGCTATATGcaattttgtaattgaatacaataaaaataaaaatataaaggttaaatttattttatttcataattaaaatttaatttgattgaataGTAGGTTATGTGTATCAGGGAGGTCGCTACTCACAccgttattataatatttaaaacataaccTCAATATTttcgtataaatatatttttattaataaatattatttgtcttAATTAAAAGGCGAAAGTAATcgaaatatattgatattttaaagtcGCGTACGCGTCTTATATAATCATCTAAGTTTTTCGCGTTAtagattataatttcttttgtcGGTCTTATAAGAACAtctcaaaatattgaaacatttgTTGGTAAGtacacaacaaaaatattttggggAACTACTTTAATCGTAATATACACTCTAAAACAATaggaaatttcataataatgaaattggaCACGTTAATTTGctcaaataatttagattgttGTGAGTGTATGTTGCTtggcaaattaataattaacaccctattagaaatattaaataataaagcaataatgttttataaactaCAAATTTGGAAGTTGTAATTAAAGCTGTTAAaaagtgttatttaatatcatttattccatatcttatttatattaatttaattatataaattttcaacagttcagtttttttttaacacccgcaacaacaacaacacatCAGATAGCAGAAATAAACAcgcttgaataaataaataagcagcattttaatataattcaaaaccCCTTTCAAATTCTGTTATATCCTTTATGCAATAGCTATAGTTATCTGTGACAACAAATTCACGTAGTGGAAATGGCTATTGATTAGTACAGATGTACTGTGCTTCCTATTCAATTCAACTTTGTGTGGGACGTTTGTTCTatacaacattaattattagcaTTAATTATATCTAGTTGTAACAGCATTGAATTTCCATGGTTgtaaatactattaaatattatttttgttgtttacgaGTTGTATGACTAACTCATTGCAACGTCGCTTTCGATTCGTTTCTGCGAAAAGTGTGACGAAACTGACccgtaaaataaaacaataatcctGGAAGTACggcaataatatattatattaggcAATAAGAAAGATCTATATTTCGTAGATTATCCAGTAAATAATGTAGAACGAGTATCCCGGAGGTCGACGTTTCATTTATTCGGAAATGCCTTCATTTTTCCAGAAGTGGACCTAAGAGAGTTACGCGATACAGATTAAAAGGGATTGGATACTCCGGCTTTGATATTCCGAAATGGGGttttatcttgttttattttttatatctcgtCCTCTCCGGTTCCCCGTTTTACCTCGTGCCACCCACAAAAGGTCcccgtttattttattgcatcaGTAAGATCAAAGGATATTAACGACTAAATACTGTTACGTTCGAGATGAATTATAAGGGACGGACGATTGCCTTTTTTCCTTTCGAATTACACTGATTGTGAGCGGTAAATATCGATTTTATGACggagtttttttttgtaaaatgtctCGGCGAAAGAcggtacataatttatatgttttattgagTGGACAATGATTGGATTAGGTCTAAGAATTATATCGCATAATGGGGCATAGTTAAGACCAGGCGAACGAGTATTTGCACATGTAGCCTCTTAATTGATACCCAGTTTGCTCATGGACAGCTAAACCCTGATTAATTAGATCAAAGGATTTACTCTACTGTTCTAAACACATCCATTTACGTAAGTCAACACGCACCTCTATCGATTTCAGTAGGAAATCCGCAAACTACAAATTAAAACTTCCACTGCAatgatatattcattataaagAAGATTAATTGGAATACACTAtggccaaaaatatatttttggtaaaatgtCTGGTCAAAATAATAAGtacatttattgataattcaaATGTAAAGAAAACAAATCGTCAATTGAAATTAAGGCCAACTTGGAGGAAATGAGACTtaatgaaattagttcaaggactgtgagaagattAGTGTATGAAGGTTTGTTTGACTCCAGATGTGTAAAAAATACGGTTTCTATCAATAATGTGAAGGCCTGATTCGATTTGCACAGGATCACGTTCAATGGACCACAGAACTGTGGGAAGGGGTAGTTTTTAGTAATGACtcccaatttaatttatataaatgacgGTCCTGCTTATGTTAGACGTCCTAGAGGGACAAGACtgcacaaaaagtttgttatgtTATGTGAAATAAGGTGGTGGTCCACctagtttaatagtttaaattaaataaaatatttatggttatatttaacaattttagaagTTACGATAAAAATGACCCAtttgtatatgtaattttatttctgataaTCCTTCAGGTTATCTGTTGTTATATCTTAATGTGAATTTCTAGACGATTCCTTTCAAATACActgataaaatttcaatattagtaAGTTGAAACGGACGaccataaaatataacaataaaccgaaaataaatagtatcGAAAAAGGAGACGAAAGGCGCGAATTCGTTTGAACAGACCGAATTTTTGGCATGTCGATTTTCGGTTTTTACGACCCGGAGCGAAATAAACTTATAGAATGTTGACGAATTTTAGTCCGGGAATGGAACGGTATCATAACGCGATGATACGATAGTGGGATTTTATTCGGCTCAATTTGGggcaaaaatgtaaataaaatttagtttatatctCCAAAAATTCCATCCAAGATtgaaatggaaatttaaatacttacatTATGGACCGTCAAAGACTGGTTTTATACTCttattgatttcaattttttgacaCAAATTCTTAACTGTAAGAATTAAATCAAAACTTTGtattacaaaatgtataatgtagTTTTAAATTGGTGGAGTAGACAcctctaataataaaaaaaatttaaagttggcagttatagagacttccgatagaagtgaaaacttagaacttttagaattaaaatttgaaatttcataatgtttgaattaaatttatcaacatcaatctggttttctCATCTATTGACATtccgagcaacaattttattcacgtttatatatttttttattatttaaatatattacggacTGTATAAGattatgtcaaaatataaatacaattcaactgaaataacaattaatatacaatcatattatttatgaatagtatttgtatttagttaaatttcaatgtacttgattttaacattattttaattgtttgcatcattgtcattattaatttccacaatacttagactttttgtactttcaattatttcattttgttctaaaaaagatacaataggcttatggCAATTAAAgcaagaaatgaaaatgtttgattcaaatttatctaagtatcgcGTAAAAGCGGCATCGATTGTTGTTTTAtgagttttcgatcattggacatatttaaataaatttcttactaAATCCATTcgatttcacttataagatatacacagcactgTACATCaactgtatagctacagatatactggtataagcatgtcggtgacacGAAGGCACGACATTTCACCCAttcaaaaagtgtctaaggcgcaCAGCACACTGCGCATGTGccagtcatgagcatgtcaATGACGCGAACGCATAATATTTCCCTACAAAAAAGTGCCCtacgcggctaaagaagtttttacttctaaaaatacattaaatctattataatttgttaggAAAGGCTAATTTTCAGTCTACACACTTTTGTTGacggtataaaaaacaagtatgttttacttttgcttaataaacatcCCTCCTTCGATTGTAATTGGACCATACCATATATTAGATCCGTTACTTTTCGACGAAATTGAAAGAGAATTGGGCGctgattttttccttgaaagtacatcagaaataaagatgatcctgaaaatttcgaatatttatatatagagaTTCCTTTCAGACGGCATTCTCCTCTATGAACTCTCCACTTAGATATTAGAGTCAAACTCATTTCCGGCTTAGCTGGAGGCCTTTAACGAAACCactgcattagtaaaattttacctgaTTTCAAAATGCTTCCAAATGTACAGCTGTAACTCACACTCTAGTTCCGGGATTTTATATTAAGGTCTAGTTTTTGGGTACCTCTTGAAATGCCGGCAGACACATAGTTTGTTCGACTAGtatccaattttttttgtctgaatttactAACAAAAGgacgagcatgtcggtgacgcgaccTCATAAGATATTCCCCTCCCCAAAATTGCCCAACGTGGCAATTGGAAGTTTtcacatcaaaaatataaacaattaaacaaataaataaagtttctcCAGATAATAATACTTAAACTTGATAAGTATTATTCCTAAAATACATATctacaatgattaaataattataataagcaactGTCGTGTCCTCTAAGCACATACTTCAGAAACACCTTGTACacaaggaaaatatttaattccactacagttattttaaaatttcacaacggaaaaaattaaataggaaAGTCCTCTGCGAGTAATATGGGTTTATGGCTTCCATCTGTGAGATTACTTTAGAcgtttttaaagaaaactggACGCGAAGAGACGAACAGAGACAGACGCCGAGTGAACAAGTTCAATGTTGAgaggcaaaataaaaaataataaaaacacttcTTTCACATACTGTTTTTCGAGCTTAAAAGCAGTTGTTATCAAACATATTCAGATATTGTAGTGGGAGTTTTCTCGCATCCTTTccgaattattatatttttattttcagttccgCAGCCCACCACCACCCACCACCTTTGTTTCAAacccttttaataaaattgttccgGTTCCATCGTTAATTAGCTCAACAGTTTCCCCCTTGGATGCATTTACTCACAACAACTGACTCACACTTCTCTTCTTCAACGATAAACCACCGTTGTTTCGGGACGCAGATTGATACGGATCCGTCGATTTGTATGTGAACAAACCGAAAACAGCCGGACCCAGATTCTGCGGCCGGAACCGGGCCGTAATTCAACCCCTTTCGCAGCCGTCAAACCTACTTCACTTGTCGCGGTTTCCGTGAGAAAGGAGGATCCGCACGCACTTCGCCATCCGCCTTAATTCGATTATTATAACAGTAACGACTGATGGCTTCGTCTACATCGATTTGCGATTGTTCGCGCGTATGTAATTTACAAATCGGATCGAATTTGGCATGTGTATCGCCGAAATGGATTCGCCATTCAATTTTGCGGCTTGAATGCCGCATATTTGATTATGTGTTAGTTGTGTGACGAAAATTGCTGGCGCACATTTCGTTTGCGACGTTTTTTAAACCACAGCCCCTTAAAGAACGACGCCGGACCGATAAATCATTTGAGGCCTCGGTAAACAAATATCAGCATTGGCgttgataatatatatatacagaaaTAAAACAGAATCCGATAATGGACGCAATGTAAATGGTAAATTAACCTGCGGGCAGggcataatttacaataactcGCATTTGCTGCATTCgcatatattatattcaatcTACGTTTAATTACTGGGATGAAATTGCGGGGCCGTCCGGGGGCTCTACGCAGTGCATTTAAGGAATTATTGCTAATCGATTTCGAATCAATTCGGCATTAGCGTGACCACCACGGGCCGATGGAGCTGTTGAAAGGGGTGCTGACTCCGCCGTTCTATGTTGTGTTGATAAAATGATATGtacatgttaataataattattaattactattatttatcaatGAGTTGAatcaaattattgattttgccTGTTACAAGTAATTTCAGATTAGATGGAGAAAAATTGACGTAAGTATTCATAGCTTAATTCTGAGCAATGATGTTCCGAAATATCTacaaaaactgattttttgtagattttaaaaaattgtaataacatttttattattatttttttgaaaaaagttatatgtgcatgttaataaaaaatttaaagttggcaattatagagactgccgaaagaagtgaaaacttatatggttttttattgtttaaatatataacggGCTGTACAAGaacatgacaaaatataaatacaattcaattgaaataataattaatatacaatcatattatttatggatagtaattgtatacttaaatttcaatttacttgatttttaacattattttaattgtttgcatcattgtcatcattaagtTCAACATTACTttgactttttgtactttcaattatttcattttgttctaaaaagcATAGAATAGccttatggtaactaaagtgagaaatgaaaatgtttgattcaaatttatctaagtatcgcGGTATCGACtgtcgttttatgttttataatgcTGAGTTTTTGTtcattggacatatttaattattttctcaataaattcattcaatttcacttataagatatacatagCACTGTACGTCAACTGTATAGCTACATATATActggtataagcatgtcggtgacgcgaacccacgagatttcacccatccaaaaagtgtctaaggcgcacagcacactgcgcttgcgccagtcatgagcatgtcaATGACGCGACCGTATAATAGTTCCCTACAAAAGAGAtcccaacgcggctaaagaagttttcacttctaaaaataccttattatttgttaggaaaggATAATTTTCACTCTTTTGTTGacggtataaaaaacaagtatgttttacttttgcttaataaacGTCCCTCCTTCGTTTGTAATTGGaaccaaaatatgtacaaccGGTCACTTGATATCAATactgatatatatataccgtatcaaaaatgatgagcgtgtctactcgcatattgagacggaacatcaatacccctttgtaaacaaaaaggaaagatatacatgcaattaggtgggcgggccgaactgactggaggggatcatttggttttgctgcgtttagcatgcggttcgtctccgctgacgttgtttttagtatattttatttaatttttgggatacatttttattttgaaaaaagtagtttatttttagaatacttatttttgtttttgatataccctcaaaaaatatttcattttacagattgaaaattatacaaagtcacggaatttaaatggagcatccgaagaactcgaactacatccctacgcatacggagagttactaaatgcattcgcaaagattaatttacattgtgcgccggcgcgcaccagcacggcgcattgtctctgagagtagggattcttactaccgggcaaaactttactctctttgtcgtgcatccatctcttacaacatccagacacgaagagcatttttcgtactgtatatatatGATCCATTACTTTTCGACGAaattcttttgtctgaatttattaacaaaagatgaacgagcatgtcggtgactcgaacccataagatttttacctaccaaaaagtgccaaacgcggctaaagaagttttcacttcaataaAGAACCAATGATGATGAATGAAGGCATTTGAGGGTACTCTTCgaatataattaagttataagttaaataaaaagaagttTATCGTATGAATATAAGTTCGGATTAGCCTTGTTTCAGAAATAGGCAAGAATGCTGAGGATGATACTAATATACTCAgtgacaaagaaattgcaCCACCAGGAAGGGAGtgattaagtttaatattgttttgatgAAACATAGATGTTATAGCAAGAAATAAACGATTAAAATGTGAACACCCCCTTCTTGATGTTGCAATTTCTCTGTCACTGAGTATAGATTAGAATGATGATGATAAAAGGGAAATTAAGAAGTTGTGTGGGAGTAGGTTTAACAAGTAGGCCAATCTGACTAGTCCCATATTCCCAACTGTAGTACCATATGTATGTAACAGCATTCACCcaccttaaaataaaacaaatcagtccatataaatattgatgatgTCATACCCCAATTGGCTCATTCCAAAATTAACCCAAAGTAATTCGAAAACATTCCCCATTTAGTTTTTCAGTGGGTGGGTATTTAGTGGAAATGTTCACTATCGCGTCCAATTCATCTGGATCGTATTGTTTCGTTCATAATTGAGACAAATAGTTTTCACCAATCGACGATGATTTTCGAGGGTAGCGGGAGAGGCGGGGTCCCGTACCCGGTGGCGGATTACCACGTGggttttcaataaatcaaaTCGGCCAGAGAGCCGCCGACAGGTCCGAATAACGGACCGCCATTTATCAcaaatagattaattaattgcacaCGCTGTCACATTATTCCGTTTACTGTAAAATGCGATTTGTTAATGTCTTTTACACGTGAACAGTGTCAAGGAGGCACGTGACTCTTCGATAATTaagtcttaaaaattaataaatttttaatatacagacCATAAACTTGAAAGGAACGAGATAATTTCACTAAACTTTGTTATAGAATTGACATGTACAAATTTCCAATTAtcagttattttttagatgGCCTTCAGATATGTCATTTGAAAGGCATTCTTATTCTCTATTCTATGATACTTGAATATTCACTTAATatgtaaacattcaaattcaatgttaatttaaaaaaagcctGAACAGTTATAGTATAGTTGGAAAAATGGATATTTAAGGGTCGTAAAATGCtattattgacaaaataatactactaagaaattatttactgtgaCGGATTTTTTTACTGATGGATGAATTGAACATACATGCGTAGAGACAAACATTTGTTGAGCCCCCTCCTTTTTGAGGGAATggtcaatatttgaaaaatttacatatatttatttacccaCGAATTTTTTTCCAGTTTCCTGGTTTCTCCTCTTTGTGTGTCGCAAACTACATCGGAACAATAAATTAGAACGCGGCCCATAAATGGGGCATTCCCCGTGAAATATGTTTTCCATTA encodes the following:
- the LOC109605805 gene encoding FAD synthase isoform X2 translates to MSRLFAHLFRKPALQKWMHTVEKKKKTTGIIVIGDEILKGEVIDTNSHFLAKGLHKLGLNLNKISVIGDNVEDVCKEVKKFSEHYDYVITSGGIGCTHDDITFEAVGKAFDSPLVVHPELQQICSKFFNTTDPKHPGMKLAKVPSDAKLNYSQSEMKVKYPIISVHNVYIFPGIPQFLEHAFTAAGDQLFKSDNKFYTMYVFCNTTEDKLTQALNSVVKMYPKVQFGSYPSINNSIYKVKITVESNQANLTKEAHDKLILAIPQNFIVKKLI
- the LOC109605805 gene encoding FAD synthase isoform X1, yielding MSRLFAHLFRKPALQKWMHTVEKKKKTTGIIVIGDEILKGEVIDTNSHFLAKGLHKLGLNLNKISVIGDNVEDVCKEVKKFSEHYDYVITSGGIGCTHDDITFEAVGKAFDSPLVVHPELQQICSKFFNTTDPKHPGMKLAKVPSDAKLNYSQSEMKVKYPIISVHNVYIFPGIPQFLEHAFTAAGDQLFKSDNKFYTMYVFCNTTEDKLTQALNSVVKMYPKVQFGSYPSINNSIYKVKITVESNQANLTKEAHDKLILAIPQNFIVKKLV